The region gggccaaaggggcctgtttctgttctgtaatattgtaaggttctatggttcgaatacttctttggaataaatcaatctctgccactttgcaaacaaatcttacctccaaatgtgctccaaatcaccactttcctcccaccccccttcacctgttcctgaaacccccatctatggagttatcgtctctgcacctgatgatcccattaatgatttgctgagattttttgctctgctgttataatcttggaggtcgtccaaaattctgccaccattttcttaggcccccattaaacatggataaggtctgaggaaacccatactgaaaatagacacacaatgagagcagaactgtttggcttctttgttacagtttccaatctcgcccccaccatctggaaacaaattggctgttggatcttcatcaggctcccattaaaacctgatcaagttggaatgaatggagctcaacttcctatttcaggtgccaaacttacaacctcccatgtggccttAACCACTGTTATTGGATGTGCACATTATCATTATTTCAAAGCATTCATCATTCTACTCGTAAATTAGAATAAGCAACATTACACAGTGATTTATGAAATAACAACTTTAATTTACCATGATATTTTCAAGTTCTTGCTGCAAGATTTCTGGATTAGGGATGGCCTCTAGCTGAACCATTCGTCTTTCTCTTTCTACTCTCTCTAGCCACAAACGCAGCTCATCTGCCTTCTCTTGCCATTGTTCAAATACCTTGGTGCTAAGACGGATTCCAAGTCCAATGCACTATagagtgaaagaaatgaatgagtatgtggatttttaaaatgtacgattttgtgatgcgatcaaatatcgagtgtccaatcgatccaaaatgggtcaagcgatacattactggtccattacttatgccaactatcatttttttgttccctgcatcaagttttttgagggtcacagacaaaaaggcaatgttcactcctcaccaaaggtgaaatgcctgttaccctgccgtactgttccattttcttgttatgtcaataaatcttttaattaatattttgagtttgctttcaaaataaactgatggtcaggaatatatcagaagcattgaaaaccttcacaaatttagtgtgtcagtgaagattagacagaaattcttttggggctgggcttgttccagccgaacactctgcatttctgttatgcCATTCAAGCCTAACCCTTGGGTTTAGGACATACTGAGCCAGCGAGGTGACCTTTGTGGATTGGACACATTACACCGTGTTCAGTGACAAATGCACGTGGGAGGCCAGTCTGGAAAATCTTCACCAATTATGATCTGTTcgacatttgattttattaaaaggaaATGAGTTCATGACTTATTTTCTGCAGTGGTCTCTGTCCAACTCGAGTGAgtttggccaccaagagagctccACAATACTGGAAAGATTTGATCATTGTTCCTGTTCTTCATGGGTATTATTAATCACAGCCGCAAACCTTTTCCAGAGCCACTCTTATAAGACTAAAACTTACACAAGTTGCTCAGTCTATCAAAATGCTCTCATGTTACTGATCTAAAGTAAAATTGGAGTTTAAATGCTATTAGTCAAAAAAAAGGAGATATGTCATACTTCTGATCGAAGTGCGTTGAAGCGAGCATCGGCGCTTTCAACCGTCTCCTCCACACGTTGGCTTATGGCATCAGGATCAATTGGGATCTTGTAGCTTTCAATTGCATTCCTGATTTCAAAGAGAAAGGCAGCATCGAAGAGACTTTTCCAAGATCGTCTGAGGTATCTTAGATCCCCTTTGAGAAACTGAAGAtcattgaagaggaatttctgcTTCTTAAGTTTGAATGTCAATGACGTGGAGTCAAATTCCTCAGCTTTTATTTTTTGTAGTTCCTTTTCTGAATGAATCATTAATGTTTCAAATTCATCATTATCTGTTTAAAGGAATATAATGGTGAAataatcaaaatgatcaaataatACCAGATTATATAGACTTTGACACATTGACAGGATCCTGTAATAATTACAAGTTGGGGTTATTCCAAACCACATGTAGCTTTCAGTTGTCTTACTTAGAATTCTTTTTAACTCTCAGTAAATAGTATTTTATAgtaatctggaaaataaatgaatactttccctCACCTTTTCGGAACTTCTGCAGTTCTAGATGCAGATCCTCAATCacgtttaattgagaatctgcacTTGATAAAGCGGATTCGTACTCCTCCATCAAGACATTCAAGTTCTCCTGCAGTGCAACTTCCTCGTCTCGCAAAGGGTCCTGGACATTTTGTTCCAGGAAAGTCTGAGCTGCCTCTATGGCCAAAACCAACTCTTGCTCTTTCTGGGACAACTTTTGGCGATGTTcctagaaaagaaacaatcctaGGTTCATTTTTATTGCTCCAAGTTGTCTTGGGGGAGGTAAGGTTTCTATTTATTGcatttgcaattgaaataaaatattcaagtttcccaatttattaaaaatcagggtACCAAAACACccttaaatacacacaggaaACATACTTCAAGTCCAGAAATCTAAATGGTTTTATGCTTTCGGAGGTTTAATCAACTACCTTGATCTACAATTCTTTGCTTGTGTCAAAGGATGAATCCTGCTGAGATGGAGTAGAAtatattccatatttaatttgactgacaagaaaataaatcctctccttcagtatttgtacacagtcccttccctgtcaaacagacttacttttatttaaacttaagcacattaaacttttgtcatttgaatgatctcatccttaactttcaattcagggatttaatattctttcatgaTGTAAAAGAGAACACGTGAAATCTAACGAGAGGTGACTGTGATCTAGTCAGGAGAATGTGAACtagtttgtaactgtgtaagaatgcacccttctcactgaagtaactgtggggtggatgtctatgtatatgagtgtgtcaacatttttaagagatggtggatcttcttgtcttttttcttcactggtatcactgtttccttcacgccagacttgcacatcttcgcccagtggtttgctatgccgtaggctccacattcagaaccgtatgcggGGCAATCATTTTGGTCACGGAGGGGTGTTGTCCGCTGCCCTTCCTACAGGTCCTGGGGgtggcacttttctgattgtattttttatagcattaacccttccttctctttgctgtgggtgggtctgcattgatagggatttcatttgcgtccTCGTGGCTTTGAAGACTCTGGCTGTGTCAGAGTCTTTGGCCaatttcaagctatccttccctagaagagacttttgcacttcaggatgggcatattagtggatcagctaatctttcctctatatccttccatctgcattttgcagcattaaATTTTGGTGTAGTAAGGAAGTTAGTAacagtctcatcagtctcttacacaaaaccttgaaattcattgcattcaagtctaggattagagctgagttcaaggtgagaaacaacctttgcaaatatctgctctggatcatttttctccaccccgtaagctctcagctattaaataagtcacggcctggctcccctgtccagacatgtatagaactaaccttctcctcgctgttgcatttttaaaatagcttttcactgctaaattgtacatctgctgaaacgttttaaacgattcaaccatgtcttcagcctcccgtccatcactgggtgaactgctgttgcaccagccattcatttccaggtgtactttttctcttcttccccttcagatttcagtcacttccaatccattttatagttttattcttgttctctcagACCGACCACTGCCAACATGTTCTGTCTCCGTGTTACCTGGGaggattcttaaataacttaaagatgcaagattcaaataacagaagggagtttacttactgatgccttccaccatctcaggaaactgttcacactcatacTCATGTATAGGTGCCCCCCAGTAGTGCACGACGGttaccacagtgagaagggtgtattcctaggaagttacaaaagagttcacatgatcctgacgagataacacacccttctcactgtcgtAAATGTCGTGCACCAATGTGGGGTGCATGTCTATGTGAGTATGAACATTTCCtggcatggtggaaggcatcaataagtaaaatctcttctgctatttgaatcttgcatctctaagaagatgcaagattcaaatagcagaagagattttacttctgctatttaagaagcctcccacacagagacataacggtgactttattgtatttatctttaccaTTTGGTTCAACTTCCTTTGGACTTGACAAGACTTTATTCAAGTCGCCTTATTCCAAAACAAACCAGGCTGTCAAGCACACACAGGGCAATAATTTGCATACATGTTAAGCAATGCTTTACGAAAAGAAGATAACATCAATTGGTAAATGTTTAAAGATCTTTGCTCTTTTTTAACGATGAAAATCTGACTTGAGCACTGCATATTAAGGAATGACAAACGTGAAAATCTATCCCCATTTGAGTGAAAACATTCTGGGTAATTATCATTTTCACATTAGTGCTTCAAGATGCAGGTGTCCCTGCCAGGGCCCAAACTGAACGAACGGCAATATCTTTCCCAGTTAGAAGGGAGAGGAgtgtggaggggaatcagcaggTAGTAATGTTCCTACGGACCTAATGCACGTCCCTCTCCATGTCAGAAGGCTCCTCTTTGGACATATTCTTGGAGTCGAGTAGATGTCGTTCACTCCGTTGATAGAATACAGGACTAcctcagtggagagaatgaatggagggCTAATCAAGCCAACTGCTTTGCTCTGCTGTTGAGGTCCTTGGGCCCTTTGGGAATTGTGCTCATCCAGTCAAGTGCGGAGCAAAGGTTCGCCACCTACTGCTTGACAGGTAGCCTCTGATCTGTTTTAGTTATCACAGTACTCAAAGTGGCTGGTCCATGTTAGGaccacagtgagaaggagacCTGGAGTCATGTGACAAAACCCAATTGAAGTACCATTATGCAGGTTATTGGTGAACAATGCCACTTTATGTCACAGTGTGTGCGACACACTTTCCATCGGGCAGCTGATTAAATAAAGTATGGCTTTGTCCTGCTTTTGGTAGATGGACCAGATACCTGAAGAATTTGTCACTTTGTCAGAAGGATGTCAGTGGATCAACTGTGACAAGAGGTGCAAAAAAATCTAGactgaacttctccagtacttcgaatgtgatggagtctggtcctatttgtctgctgcacttggtgttcctaagtaaatcaaatagggtgaaagtgatttctgtgatggtgtcggaagaacctgatggaacatgctagaaagtgtcttaaccccaacattgttattcagaagctgaggcctaccaccactgagaatgaggagaccGTTGGTCCCTCTTTTCCTGTTTACTGTTCATGACCCAGCCGGAAGGACGACAGAGCTCAAATTTCATCAGCGGTTAattctgtctttggaatgttatttttttttctgcattgcctgCCCACTGTCCAGTGTTGTAAGATTATCAGTCTGGCACCTCATGTGCATCTGCATTCCCTATTAAACCATGGTGATGACTTGTCTTGGTTGTAATGGGAGAACTAACGATGGTAAGTAACACTTTCCTGCTGCAAATGTTAAAGGCCCATCGTACCTTTtggccactgtgattccagctgtcaatttattctgaatctatcccatttagcacaatggtgctaccacacatcagaattgagggagcccctggagaaacatGGGATGAGTCTTTCTGCTCCTGCTGTCACCAACAGTTGCCTCAACAACAGGAAAATTGTGGTAGTGAGGGGGTGTAGCCTTACTCACTCTCTTTTCCAAACCAATCCCTAGATCTGCACAAGGATCTGGCCTGGTTGAGTGGACGAACAGTGACGTTGCTACGCCAGAATTCATTCCGGTGGTGTATGCTTCCTCAACCCTTTTTGGTTGTGAATAGCTTGCATGGCCCAttcaatgggttataaagagttaATCACATGAGTGGGTGCTGGAGTTATCAAAATAGGGGAGGAGGTTCTTCCCTTTACAACATCAAGATCCACATTATCTGAGAATACAGCATTACTGAGGTGAAGAGTTTTTGTTAAGAAGCTGCCATGGTGAGATTGTTAGTGAAGGGCCTCTGTGACCATCGTCAATCACTGCCCCTTCACTAGTAAGATAATCATATTCCCGTCATCTCTCATCACTTGCGTGACTGGGccagagcaaagaacagaaagtaggactgagttagaaagaggatctgctagatctttgaataggattgggagaagatcgtcaaaattcaattcaacatTATTTGGAAATTGTGTTAGTCATTATTTAAGTGAAATTTAGTCAGTcgcctttcatcaaatctgtactgatcagaggttctgatgaaaagtccaatccaaaatatttttacaattgttCGAATATACACTTATCCAAAACACCTGGAAGTGTTCATACCTTCAGGCCTTGCTGGTGGTCATTCAGTCTTTCGCCCATCTCAGCAAATGACCCCATCGCATCGTCCTCTTCCTCCATCTGGAAACCATCACCTAATGCGTAGAATTCGTCTTCGGTGATATGAACTCCATAGTGACCCTCGACTGCCAACCATTTCAGAAGATCACCTACTGTCTTCTTATGTTTTTGTAGGTGATCTTCTGTTGTTTCCTACAAATTGCAAAATCCTGTTAGTTTGAAGACGTGTTGTACTTTCCTGGCAGCAATTCCATATTCCCTCATCTATTTGCAAACCCTTGGGATTGAGGAGGATGTGAAACCACTTGAGTGGAAGATGCCTGTTTATAAACAGGGGCCATtccacaccatttcatcggaataTGCACATGGGCAACACGTGGTCTTGCCCAGTCTTGGATCAATACGAAAAGGATGGAAAATACTAAAGACCAGCctcctatacacacacacgggCATCGACGGAATTCCGCTTCATCATTTCCCTGCTCATGTCTCCCTAACACTGCCTTCATTTCTCGGGCCCCTTCGTCTAATCCCTCCCCTTTcatttcaaaggccttctctgcgtctaaagcaactgctactgttggcgctttactcccttctactgcatgaattaagttaataaatttacaaatattgtctgttgtgcgtctttttttaataaatccagtttggtctagatttaccattttaggtacataatctgctaatctgtttgctaatagtttagctattatcttataatctgtgttaagtaatgatattggtcgatatgatgctggtgcgagtggatctttcccttgctttggtattactgtaattattgctgttttacatgaatctggtaagctttgtgttttgtcaatctggttgattacttccaggaggggaggaattaataaatctttaaatgttttatagaattctattgggaattcatcctctcctggtgttttattatttggtagtttttttttattatctcttgtatttctactatttcaaatggttctgttaatttattttattcctctatttgtgattttggtagttcaattttagttaaaaattcatctattttgccttctttcccttcgtttttagtttggtataattgttcatagaattctctaaagttttcattgatctccgttggattatatgtgatttgtttgtcttttttccttgatgccaatacaattttcttagcttgttctgtcttaagctgctatgctaggattttgtgcgttttttcccttagttcataatatttctgttttgtcttcattatgttcttctccaccttatatgtttgtagtgtttcatattttattttttgatctgccaattctcttcttttagttgtatcttccttcattgctaattctttttctatatttactatttccctttccaactgctctgtttcctgattatagtccttcttcatcttggctacataacttattatttgccctctaatgaatgctttcattgcatcccatagtataaacttatctttcactgattccgtatttatttcaaagtacattttaatttgtctttcaatgaattctctaaaatcctgccttttaagtagcatggagtttaatttccatctatacattcttggagggatgtcctctaactctgttgtcaatatcaagggtgaatggtccgataatattctagctttatattctgtttttcttactctatcttgcttacgagctgataacagaaataggtctattcttgagtatgttttatgtctacccgaataatatgaatattccttttcctttgggtgttgtttcctccatatatccaaaagttgcatttcttgcatcgatttaattataaatttggttactttgttctttctgttaatttttttcccagttttatccatatttgaatccaaattaaggttgaaatcccctcctattaatatgttcccttgcgtatctgctatcttcaaaaaaatatcttgcataaacttttgatcttcttcgttaggtgaatatacattgagtagataccaaaactccaaatatatctgacattttatcattacatatctccctgctggatctattatttcctcttctattttaattggtacatttttactgattaatatagctactcctcttgcttttgaattatacgacgctgctgttacatgtcctacccaatctctctttaatttcttgtgctccaattcagttaaatgtgtttcttgcacaaatgttatatcaattttttcttttttcagtaaatttagcagtttcttccttttgatttggttatgtattccgttaatatttaaagtcatatagttcaacgtagccatttcaaactttgtttatcttccctttccgtttctccatcatcacctttccttcttatccatttctgttttcttgttttgaacactttataagacaacatttctaaaacatcaaacattttccttattctcctacttaaaacttctttaaccccattctcccctccccctcctgcgttgccctttatcccttgttgggcaaacacatctcccctctccatttggatttgcgaattcactcgcaaatgtcaactgattttgcagtgaccgtaactcatccccacccagccccccccggaaaagatttcaattttcatatgtaacaaaggtcactcttttaattccctccttattccctctattccctttcattcccttattaattcttatctatactctatatattttcctctaaatacgtatacattcatgtatacacacacatacatacacatctacatatatatatatatatatatatatataaaatatatacatacatatacccatatacacacatacatatagttcgtggtcatttttactctcattacatgtcttcatctctctgcttgttttgtagttgttctgcaaattttcgtgcttcctctggatccgagaatagtctgttttgttgccctggaataactattttaagtaccgctgggtactttaacataaatttatatccttttttccataagatcgtttttgctgtattgaactccttcctcttcttcaggagatcaaaacttatgtctggatagaaaaaaaatttttgacctttgtattccagtggctttttgtcttctcttattttcttcattgctttctccaatatattttctcttgtatatcttaaaaattttactaaaatggatcttggtttttgctgcggttgtggt is a window of Narcine bancroftii isolate sNarBan1 unplaced genomic scaffold, sNarBan1.hap1 Scaffold_162, whole genome shotgun sequence DNA encoding:
- the LOC138750521 gene encoding microtubule-actin cross-linking factor 1-like isoform X2; amino-acid sequence: MEEEDDAMGSFAEMGERLNDHQQGLKEHRQKLSQKEQELVLAIEAAQTFLEQNVQDPLRDEEVALQENLNVLMEEYESALSSADSQLNVIEDLHLELQKFRKDNDEFETLMIHSEKELQKIKAEEFDSTSLTFKLKKQKFLFNDLQFLKGDLRYLRRSWKSLFDAAFLFEIRNAIESYKIPIDPDAISQRVEETVESADARFNALRSECIGLGIRLSTKVFEQWQEKADELRLWLERVERERRMVQLEAIPNPEILQQELENIMVLQGEISEHEDGVEKLQEAAKCLLNLSNDVVPNIVQLRKTTDS
- the LOC138750521 gene encoding microtubule-actin cross-linking factor 1-like isoform X1, translated to MEEEDDAMGSFAEMGERLNDHQQGLKEHRQKLSQKEQELVLAIEAAQTFLEQNVQDPLRDEEVALQENLNVLMEEYESALSSADSQLNVIEDLHLELQKFRKDNDEFETLMIHSEKELQKIKAEEFDSTSLTFKLKKQKFLFNDLQFLKGDLRYLRRSWKSLFDAAFLFEIRNAIESYKIPIDPDAISQRVEETVESADARFNALRSECIGLGIRLSTKVFEQWQEKADELRLWLERVERERRMVQLEAIPNPEILQQELENIMVLQGEISEHEDGVEKLQEAAKCLLNLSNDVVPNIVQLRKTTATIEQRFQRLRQETSEQKRTLERTNVQVEDLEDS